The following are from one region of the bacterium genome:
- a CDS encoding metal ABC transporter ATP-binding protein, protein MGPAIKVEDLTVAYGESPVLWDVDMEVPAGILMAVVGPNGAGKTSLIKAITGLVRPVAGHVSIFGKPYPEQRHLVGYVPQRNSVDWDFPTTVLDVVMMGRYGGLGWFRRPGPAERALALEALEKAGIAEFKGRQISQLSGGQQQRLFLARAIVQDAGIYLMDEPFQGVDATTERAIVTLLKEMRARGKTVVVVHHDLQTVPEYFDWVTLLNVRCVASGPVDRVFTDRNLRLTYGGRVSYLTHHAPGDTLADGEDGG, encoded by the coding sequence ATGGGACCGGCCATCAAGGTTGAGGACCTGACCGTGGCGTACGGGGAAAGCCCGGTCCTTTGGGATGTGGACATGGAAGTGCCCGCCGGCATCCTGATGGCCGTGGTGGGTCCGAACGGGGCCGGGAAGACGAGCCTGATCAAGGCGATCACGGGACTGGTTCGCCCGGTCGCCGGCCATGTCTCCATCTTCGGGAAACCGTACCCGGAACAGCGGCACCTGGTGGGCTACGTACCGCAGCGCAACAGCGTGGACTGGGACTTCCCCACGACGGTCCTGGACGTCGTCATGATGGGCCGGTACGGAGGCCTGGGCTGGTTTCGGCGGCCCGGCCCGGCCGAGCGGGCGCTGGCCCTGGAGGCCCTCGAGAAAGCGGGAATCGCCGAATTCAAGGGCCGCCAGATCAGCCAGCTCTCCGGCGGCCAGCAGCAGCGTCTCTTCCTGGCCCGGGCGATCGTCCAGGACGCCGGCATCTACCTCATGGACGAGCCGTTCCAGGGGGTGGACGCGACGACCGAGCGGGCCATCGTGACGCTCCTCAAGGAGATGCGCGCCCGCGGAAAGACCGTGGTGGTCGTCCATCACGACCTCCAGACCGTTCCCGAATACTTCGACTGGGTCACCCTGCTCAACGTGCGCTGCGTCGCGAGCGGTCCCGTCGACCGCGTGTTCACCGACCGGAACCTGAGGCTGACCTACGGGGGGCGCGTCTCCTACCTGACCCACCACGCTCCCGGGGATACGCTCGCCGACGGGGAAGACGGCGGCTGA
- a CDS encoding phosphate/phosphite/phosphonate ABC transporter substrate-binding protein, with the protein MKKSLLALSLCAALAIGCGKPDTPAPRHPPPEKTLLIGLTPEHNIFKQVRRYEPLADYLSKKTGVRVTLKVLTYRGNIIDNFQSLKLDGAFFGSFSYVLAHAKLGVVALARPEAPDGTSSYHGVLFVRKDGGIRTVRQMKGKRLARVARATTAGYLFPSIFLGRAGVRNPETYFKEVYYAGTHEGTIDDVLDRKADVGVSKNTVYDRFAAENPRIGRDLVILGTSDDVPENALALRKDIEDSVKGTLFDALIAMHADPEGAKVLKAFGARRFIETTDADYMPVMTYTRELGIDLADFKFPAEE; encoded by the coding sequence TCGGATGCGGCAAGCCGGACACGCCGGCTCCGCGGCACCCCCCTCCGGAGAAGACGCTCCTCATCGGGCTGACCCCCGAGCACAACATCTTCAAGCAGGTCCGGCGGTACGAACCGCTCGCCGACTACCTTTCGAAAAAAACCGGCGTCCGGGTCACGCTGAAGGTTCTCACATACCGCGGAAACATCATCGACAACTTTCAGTCCCTGAAGCTCGACGGTGCGTTTTTCGGGAGTTTCAGCTATGTGCTGGCGCACGCGAAACTGGGGGTCGTGGCGCTCGCCCGTCCGGAGGCTCCCGACGGGACCTCCTCGTACCATGGGGTCCTCTTCGTCCGGAAGGACGGCGGAATCCGTACGGTCCGGCAGATGAAAGGGAAGCGTCTCGCCCGGGTGGCGCGGGCGACCACCGCCGGGTATCTTTTTCCGTCGATCTTTCTCGGGAGAGCCGGTGTCCGAAACCCCGAAACGTATTTCAAGGAAGTCTACTACGCCGGGACGCACGAAGGGACGATCGACGATGTCCTCGATCGGAAGGCGGACGTCGGCGTATCGAAGAATACCGTTTACGACCGGTTCGCCGCGGAGAACCCCCGGATCGGCCGGGACCTGGTGATCCTCGGGACGTCGGACGATGTGCCGGAAAACGCCCTGGCGCTTCGTAAGGACATCGAGGATTCCGTGAAGGGGACGCTTTTTGACGCGTTGATCGCGATGCACGCCGATCCGGAAGGCGCGAAGGTGCTGAAGGCCTTCGGGGCGCGCCGGTTCATCGAAACGACCGATGCCGACTATATGCCCGTAATGACGTACACGAGGGAACTCGGGATCGATCTCGCGGACTTCAAATTCCCGGCCGAAGAATGA
- a CDS encoding collagen-like protein — MKRMLTCSVMVIALGLAMALTGCGDDGDTGPAGATGPTGPPGAAGEVTNDTCLAANCHGNASLVKTIVRNDAGKEGVQETIPLYVDNTLFSATVHGGQRCVGCHDDINAAGGAHGPVVKTFGGWARFSAKQAVETIAPNEFLRTRNYFTAASRSCVACHSNHADFPNSAHATIFKMRNATVDTALRTAAQAAFPGDTIGALGESYMAGDCNRCHAACSTCHFKSTVTRAVAGNPLDFWDNNMSAYPAAGWNDKMTEFAMDWTTNVRSHEFRRGSYFDNDTEGVCEACHTGLYKPAKDAYYWAKPGVDNTVGKVKATDGKRHMQTYELLISGIGNTAVLTGGNNTAHAAMACAACHGGSFGDLHALPGLPYLWDAPTYPQGDVHCTDCHSATHANAAVALHLDNTGTSVACVGCHAFGMARDFMFASGAAVDNSTDVFLDPESNQVRPVIYKHGLAKAWYPHNWQTLNPGTGLSDPTGDCARKCHYAGNPVGASAP; from the coding sequence ATGAAGCGCATGCTTACGTGTTCCGTAATGGTCATCGCATTGGGATTGGCGATGGCGCTGACAGGGTGCGGTGATGACGGGGACACCGGGCCTGCGGGGGCGACGGGGCCAACTGGCCCCCCGGGGGCCGCCGGTGAAGTCACGAACGACACCTGCCTCGCCGCGAACTGTCATGGGAATGCAAGCCTGGTGAAAACCATCGTAAGAAATGATGCCGGGAAGGAAGGGGTGCAGGAGACCATTCCCCTGTACGTGGACAATACCCTGTTCTCCGCCACCGTACACGGTGGCCAGCGTTGCGTGGGTTGCCACGACGACATCAACGCCGCCGGGGGCGCTCACGGACCGGTCGTCAAGACGTTCGGCGGATGGGCACGGTTCAGCGCCAAGCAGGCCGTGGAGACGATCGCCCCGAACGAGTTCCTTCGTACCAGGAACTATTTTACGGCGGCCTCCAGAAGTTGTGTGGCCTGCCACTCCAACCACGCCGATTTTCCGAACAGCGCGCACGCCACCATCTTCAAGATGCGCAACGCCACGGTGGACACCGCCCTCAGGACCGCGGCCCAAGCGGCGTTTCCCGGGGATACCATCGGGGCGCTTGGGGAGTCCTACATGGCGGGCGACTGCAACCGCTGCCACGCGGCTTGCTCGACGTGCCACTTCAAGTCCACCGTCACACGCGCGGTGGCCGGGAATCCTTTGGACTTCTGGGACAACAACATGTCCGCCTATCCCGCCGCAGGATGGAACGACAAGATGACCGAATTCGCGATGGACTGGACGACGAACGTCCGCTCCCACGAATTCCGCAGAGGGAGCTATTTCGACAACGACACGGAAGGGGTGTGCGAGGCGTGCCATACCGGGCTCTACAAGCCGGCCAAGGATGCATACTATTGGGCGAAACCGGGCGTCGATAACACCGTCGGGAAAGTGAAGGCGACCGACGGGAAGAGACATATGCAAACGTACGAACTGTTGATCTCCGGCATCGGCAACACCGCCGTCCTCACGGGTGGAAACAACACCGCGCATGCCGCCATGGCGTGTGCCGCCTGCCACGGAGGATCCTTCGGCGACCTCCATGCGCTGCCCGGCTTGCCGTACCTGTGGGATGCGCCGACGTACCCGCAGGGCGACGTCCACTGCACCGACTGCCACTCGGCCACCCATGCCAATGCCGCCGTTGCCCTTCACCTGGATAACACGGGCACATCCGTCGCGTGCGTCGGTTGCCACGCGTTCGGCATGGCGAGGGATTTCATGTTTGCGTCCGGCGCCGCGGTGGATAACTCGACCGACGTTTTCCTCGACCCCGAATCGAACCAGGTGAGGCCGGTGATCTACAAGCACGGGCTCGCGAAGGCATGGTACCCCCATAACTGGCAAACCCTCAATCCCGGAACCGGGCTGAGTGACCCAACGGGCGACTGCGCCAGGAAGTGCCATTACGCAGGGAATCCCGTCGGCGCGTCTGCTCCGTAA
- a CDS encoding sensor histidine kinase gives MPDRTGRSFAQGLLTDLRPIFTPRMVLAAWIPCLVITVLHYRTGSQHPWGHDILRRLYYLPILFAAFAGGLRGGVTLSVFASLVYLPHAFTSLLVQDPAGVLEKGLEIILYNIVAVVAGLLVDRERREREQQEKLATRLGDALEEQRRIEAQLIRAGKLGALGELTAGIAHEIKNPLHALKGTAEILRDAVPEGVPERRMLELHIAEIDRLDQTADRFLSFARPIPASLRPVEPESLIDRVLSLVSTQARQVGVETVVAARGAGNPPKVTGDPDLLVQLLLNIALNGVQAMAPGGGGTLTFSLGTVRQGGKAHVRFRIVNTGPPIPEEELERVFDPFHTTKDGGTGLGLAISSRIADQHQGTLSVRNLPAGGGVEFFLVLPAAEAGDG, from the coding sequence ATGCCTGACCGCACGGGGCGGAGCTTCGCGCAAGGGCTGCTTACGGACCTGCGGCCGATCTTCACGCCGAGGATGGTGCTCGCCGCGTGGATCCCGTGCCTCGTGATCACCGTGCTGCATTACCGCACCGGGTCGCAACATCCGTGGGGGCACGATATCCTCCGCCGGCTCTACTACCTGCCGATCCTGTTCGCGGCGTTCGCCGGCGGCTTGCGGGGCGGCGTCACCCTTTCCGTGTTCGCCTCCCTGGTCTACCTCCCCCACGCCTTCACGAGCCTCCTGGTGCAGGACCCGGCGGGAGTGCTGGAGAAGGGCCTGGAGATCATTCTTTATAATATCGTGGCGGTCGTGGCGGGCCTGCTGGTCGACCGGGAGCGCCGCGAGCGGGAGCAGCAGGAAAAGCTCGCGACCCGGCTGGGGGACGCCCTCGAGGAGCAGCGGCGGATCGAGGCGCAGCTGATCCGCGCGGGGAAGCTCGGGGCGCTGGGGGAGTTGACGGCGGGGATCGCCCACGAGATCAAGAACCCGCTCCACGCGCTGAAGGGGACCGCGGAGATCCTGCGGGACGCCGTCCCGGAAGGGGTGCCCGAGCGGCGGATGCTCGAGCTGCACATCGCCGAGATCGACCGGCTCGACCAGACCGCGGACCGGTTCCTCTCCTTCGCGCGGCCGATCCCCGCTTCCCTGCGGCCGGTGGAGCCGGAGTCGCTGATCGACCGTGTCCTGTCGCTCGTCTCCACCCAGGCCCGCCAGGTGGGGGTGGAGACGGTCGTGGCGGCGCGCGGGGCCGGGAATCCCCCGAAGGTGACGGGGGACCCGGACCTGCTGGTGCAGCTGCTCCTGAACATCGCGCTGAACGGGGTGCAGGCGATGGCGCCGGGAGGCGGGGGAACGTTGACCTTCTCCCTCGGGACGGTGCGGCAGGGCGGGAAGGCGCACGTGCGGTTCCGCATCGTGAACACGGGGCCGCCGATCCCGGAGGAGGAACTCGAGCGGGTCTTCGACCCGTTCCACACCACGAAGGACGGCGGGACGGGGCTGGGGCTTGCCATCAGCTCCCGCATCGCCGACCAGCACCAGGGGACCCTGTCGGTCCGGAACCTGCCGGCGGGGGGTGGCGTGGAGTTCTTCCTCGTCCTGCCGGCGGCGGAGGCGGGCGATGGTTGA
- a CDS encoding sigma-54 dependent transcriptional regulator — MPGRILFIDDDPAGREVALFNLRKAGYEVTPAEDGAQGLSAFAASPFDLVITDLKMPGIPGMEVLRKIRAGSPDVPVLVITAFGNVETAVAAMKEGAYDFIGKPFHRDQLLLAVSKALDRRRLAAEVRDLRIRASGVWRDVVSVSAAMRRLLETADRVAATSASVLITGESGTGKEVLARRIHVRSPRAEGPFVAVNCAAIPAELLESELFGHARGAFTGAVRARAGRFLQASGGTLFLDEVGEIPPALQGKLLRALQERVVDAVGADAPVPVDVRILAATNRDLRARIRDGSFREDLYYRLNVVELAAPPLRERPEDIPPLVERFVSEFAAGREIAVPEAVVAALSRRPWPGNVRELRNACERMVILCRGDEVSLDDLPPAPDGPDAGGGEDASAPFPTLPAGGLSLVDLEKRVIEGALRMKGGNITQAALFLRVPRHILVYRIEKYGLRRDA; from the coding sequence ATGCCCGGACGCATCCTCTTCATCGACGACGATCCCGCCGGCCGCGAGGTGGCGCTGTTCAATCTCCGGAAGGCCGGGTACGAGGTGACCCCCGCGGAGGACGGGGCGCAAGGGCTTTCCGCGTTCGCGGCCTCCCCCTTCGACCTCGTGATCACCGACCTCAAGATGCCGGGCATCCCGGGGATGGAGGTGCTCCGGAAGATCCGCGCCGGGTCGCCCGACGTCCCCGTCCTCGTCATCACCGCCTTCGGGAACGTCGAGACCGCCGTGGCGGCGATGAAGGAGGGGGCGTACGACTTCATCGGGAAGCCGTTCCACCGGGACCAGCTCCTGCTCGCGGTCTCGAAGGCGCTCGACCGGCGCCGGCTGGCCGCCGAGGTGCGCGACCTTCGGATCCGCGCCTCCGGGGTGTGGCGGGACGTCGTCTCCGTCTCCGCGGCGATGCGGCGGCTGCTCGAGACGGCCGACCGCGTGGCCGCCACCTCCGCGTCGGTCCTCATCACGGGCGAGAGCGGCACCGGGAAGGAGGTCCTCGCCCGGCGGATCCACGTGCGGTCCCCCCGGGCCGAGGGGCCGTTCGTGGCGGTCAACTGCGCGGCGATCCCCGCGGAGCTGCTCGAGTCGGAGCTGTTCGGGCACGCCCGCGGCGCCTTCACGGGGGCCGTGCGCGCCCGTGCCGGGCGGTTCCTCCAGGCGTCGGGCGGGACCCTCTTCCTCGACGAGGTGGGCGAGATCCCCCCGGCGCTGCAGGGGAAGCTGCTTCGGGCGCTCCAGGAGCGGGTGGTCGACGCGGTGGGAGCCGACGCGCCGGTGCCGGTGGACGTCCGCATCCTGGCCGCCACGAACCGGGATCTGCGCGCGCGGATCCGGGACGGTTCCTTCCGGGAGGATCTCTACTACCGGCTGAACGTCGTCGAGCTGGCCGCCCCCCCGCTGCGGGAGCGCCCGGAAGACATCCCCCCGCTGGTCGAGCGCTTCGTCTCCGAATTCGCCGCCGGCCGGGAGATCGCGGTTCCCGAGGCCGTCGTCGCGGCGCTTTCGAGGCGCCCGTGGCCGGGGAACGTGCGGGAGTTGAGGAACGCCTGCGAGCGGATGGTCATCCTGTGCCGCGGGGACGAGGTTTCCCTCGACGACCTCCCGCCCGCGCCGGACGGGCCGGACGCGGGGGGGGGGGAAGACGCCTCCGCGCCGTTCCCGACGCTTCCGGCCGGGGGGCTCTCCCTGGTGGATCTCGAGAAGCGGGTGATCGAGGGCGCGCTGCGGATGAAGGGGGGGAACATCACGCAGGCGGCGTTGTTCCTGCGGGTCCCCCGGCACATCCTCGTCTACCGGATCGAAAAATACGGGCTTCGCCGCGATGCCTGA
- a CDS encoding zinc ABC transporter substrate-binding protein: MVERRSLRPIALVLLAALLLVTGCGKPQGPGTAASDSPDLSMRKIRVVATIGMIAEMVEQVGGGRVDVQGLMGPGIDPHLYKASEGDVIRMAAADVVVHNGLHLEGKMSRVFERMGNRIRSVAVTDGIDREKLLRPPEFQGAYDPHVWFDVTLWMDAVKTLEGALAAMDPAHGNEYRANGKRYLESLEALDRYVRKEASIVPPRKRVLITAHDAFNYFGRAYGFRVRGLQGISTVAEAGAGDIQELARLIVENGIPAVFVESSVPPRYIEALKEAVEAKGFRVKIGGSLFSDAMGDPGTPEGTYAGMVRHNVDTIVSALAGPRPAGTGPLPEGSDNDIR, from the coding sequence ATGGTTGAACGGCGGTCCCTGCGGCCGATCGCCCTGGTCCTTCTCGCGGCGCTGCTCCTCGTAACGGGTTGCGGGAAACCCCAGGGCCCCGGAACCGCGGCGTCCGATTCGCCGGACCTCTCGATGCGGAAGATCCGCGTCGTCGCCACGATCGGGATGATCGCGGAGATGGTGGAACAGGTCGGGGGAGGGCGGGTCGACGTGCAGGGATTGATGGGCCCCGGGATCGATCCTCACCTCTACAAGGCAAGCGAGGGGGACGTCATCCGCATGGCGGCGGCGGACGTCGTCGTCCACAACGGCCTTCACCTGGAAGGAAAGATGTCGAGGGTCTTCGAACGGATGGGAAACCGGATCCGGTCGGTCGCGGTGACCGACGGCATCGACCGGGAGAAGCTGCTCCGCCCCCCCGAGTTCCAGGGGGCCTACGACCCCCACGTCTGGTTCGATGTGACCTTGTGGATGGATGCGGTGAAGACGTTGGAGGGGGCGCTCGCCGCGATGGACCCCGCCCACGGGAACGAGTACCGGGCGAATGGAAAGAGGTACCTGGAAAGCCTTGAGGCGCTGGACCGATATGTCCGGAAGGAGGCTTCGATCGTGCCCCCCCGGAAACGGGTGCTCATCACCGCCCACGACGCCTTCAACTATTTCGGGAGGGCGTACGGGTTCCGGGTGAGGGGTCTCCAGGGGATCAGCACGGTGGCCGAGGCCGGCGCGGGGGACATCCAGGAGCTTGCCCGCCTGATCGTCGAGAACGGAATCCCGGCGGTGTTCGTCGAATCCTCGGTGCCGCCCCGCTACATCGAGGCGCTCAAGGAAGCGGTGGAAGCGAAAGGATTCCGGGTGAAGATCGGGGGGAGCCTCTTCTCGGACGCGATGGGCGATCCCGGAACCCCGGAAGGAACATACGCCGGGATGGTTCGTCATAATGTCGACACCATCGTCTCGGCGCTGGCCGGACCCCGCCCCGCGGGGACCGGACCCCTCCCGGAGGGGAGCGACAATGACATCCGCTAG
- a CDS encoding HAMP domain-containing protein, with product MKKKILIGLGILSLLFMVIGAYIIVTVDRATSRLDQLVKLHQVEILREHLLIQIKRVQSDLAWSGTRYASGVDTIVSHGIQMGKVVDRCFLCHHSPQVTEGLVDLKSQTEQYEDFLSHVLTLDANRVRREAEKDEAIRRGQELIAKVNGIIALTSRNLESNTRAVFDQIAMTKTMLFLLVAMGPLILMTLGFLFIRALTRPVNTLLTATRRLKGGALDHRIEGLKDEFGELATSFNEMAGSLEEQMQKMRRTEQMVVVGEIAAGLGHEVKNPLAGIKAAVNLLSEELTLDKEDRDLFSRIVEQVGRLEALMKGFLNFAKPPKPQWEKVSVNDVLETTIDFYLVSHRPSSQASVGIDIRKNMGEGIPRTMADPLQLQQVFLNLFLNAGDAMPDGGTLAVRTLYDAPADSIRIDIKDTGTGIDPVILGRIFRPFLTTKSKGTGLGLAICKQMIERHGGSIGAENDPAGGALFRIVLPVKRGEEEVKAAW from the coding sequence ATGAAGAAGAAGATCCTCATCGGGTTGGGCATCCTGTCGCTCCTCTTCATGGTGATCGGCGCCTACATCATCGTGACCGTCGACAGGGCGACCTCGAGGCTCGACCAACTGGTCAAGCTTCACCAGGTCGAGATCCTGCGGGAGCACCTGCTGATCCAGATCAAAAGGGTGCAGTCCGACCTTGCTTGGAGCGGCACCCGGTACGCCAGCGGCGTCGACACCATCGTGTCGCACGGCATCCAGATGGGAAAGGTGGTCGACCGTTGCTTCCTGTGCCACCACTCGCCGCAGGTAACGGAAGGCCTGGTCGACCTGAAGAGTCAAACGGAACAGTACGAGGACTTCCTGAGCCATGTCCTGACGCTCGACGCGAACCGCGTCCGGCGGGAAGCGGAGAAGGATGAGGCCATCCGGAGGGGGCAGGAGCTGATCGCCAAGGTCAACGGCATCATCGCGCTGACGAGCAGGAACCTCGAGTCGAACACCCGGGCGGTGTTCGACCAGATCGCGATGACCAAGACCATGCTCTTCCTCCTCGTCGCCATGGGCCCCCTCATCCTGATGACCCTCGGTTTTCTCTTCATCCGGGCGCTGACCCGCCCGGTGAACACCCTCCTGACCGCCACGCGGCGACTGAAAGGCGGCGCGCTGGACCACCGGATCGAAGGATTGAAGGACGAATTCGGGGAGCTGGCGACCTCCTTCAACGAGATGGCGGGCTCCCTCGAGGAGCAGATGCAGAAGATGCGGCGCACGGAGCAGATGGTGGTCGTGGGAGAGATTGCGGCGGGGCTCGGGCACGAGGTCAAGAATCCCCTTGCGGGGATCAAGGCGGCGGTGAACCTGCTATCGGAGGAGTTGACCCTCGACAAGGAGGATCGGGACCTGTTCTCCCGGATCGTGGAGCAGGTGGGCAGGCTCGAAGCCCTGATGAAGGGCTTCCTGAACTTCGCCAAGCCTCCCAAACCGCAATGGGAGAAGGTGAGCGTCAACGATGTGCTCGAAACGACCATCGATTTTTACCTGGTTTCGCACCGACCCTCCTCCCAGGCGTCCGTCGGCATCGACATCCGGAAAAACATGGGGGAAGGCATTCCCCGGACGATGGCCGACCCCTTGCAGCTGCAGCAGGTGTTCCTGAACCTGTTCCTGAACGCGGGCGACGCGATGCCGGACGGAGGAACCTTGGCGGTGAGGACCCTGTACGATGCGCCCGCGGACTCGATCCGCATCGATATCAAGGATACCGGCACGGGGATCGATCCGGTGATCCTGGGGAGGATCTTCCGTCCCTTCCTGACGACCAAATCGAAAGGCACCGGGCTCGGCCTTGCGATCTGCAAGCAGATGATCGAGCGGCACGGCGGATCCATCGGTGCGGAGAACGATCCCGCGGGAGGCGCCCTTTTTCGCATCGTCCTGCCCGTCAAGAGGGGAGAGGAGGAGGTGAAGGCGGCATGGTAG
- a CDS encoding sigma-54 dependent transcriptional regulator — MVAKGKVLLVDDDGLILATLTRSLKKQGYEVLSDSKGRDVPALAHSFHPDVVLLDIRLPGKNGIEILKEITESRIDTKVIMLTSDDTAETAITAMKLGAVDYLTKPFNLEEVDIVVHKAIEKDRLEREVQCLRLVSSDFSDNHFIGNASATREIREKAEKMAAAKISTLLITGESGTGKEVLARHIHRLLHGEEGSRSAPFLPINCTALPETLLESELFGYEKGAFTDAKAEKKGVFELANRGSILLDEIGDMKQDLQNKLLRIVERKAVRRIGGGVEIPVDVTVMATTSRDLPRALEAGEFRMDLYYRLNAFSIHLPPLRERKEDIPVLAGHFLSWFCRRYNNTALKGFSREAEETMASYRWPGNVRELKNVIERFVVMEKSGTIGPEQLPKEMVRSAASGEGGPAVRFRLPESGISLEDVEKDFIVQALERGKQNKAAAAKLLNITYQSLRYQIRKFGLE, encoded by the coding sequence ATGGTAGCGAAGGGAAAGGTGTTGCTCGTCGACGACGATGGACTGATCCTCGCCACGCTGACGCGGTCGTTGAAGAAGCAGGGGTACGAGGTCCTCTCCGATTCGAAAGGCCGGGACGTCCCGGCCCTGGCCCATTCCTTCCACCCCGACGTCGTCCTCCTGGATATCCGGCTCCCCGGCAAGAACGGGATCGAGATCCTGAAAGAGATCACGGAGAGCCGGATCGACACGAAAGTGATCATGCTGACCTCCGACGACACCGCCGAGACGGCGATCACGGCCATGAAGCTGGGCGCGGTCGACTACCTGACCAAGCCCTTCAACCTCGAAGAGGTCGATATCGTCGTCCACAAGGCGATCGAAAAGGATCGGCTCGAGCGGGAAGTCCAATGCCTCCGGCTCGTCAGCTCGGATTTTTCCGACAACCATTTCATCGGGAACGCGAGCGCGACACGGGAGATCCGGGAGAAGGCCGAGAAAATGGCGGCCGCCAAGATTTCGACGCTGCTCATCACGGGGGAGAGCGGCACGGGGAAGGAGGTTCTCGCCCGGCATATCCATCGGCTTCTCCATGGAGAGGAGGGATCGCGGTCCGCGCCGTTCCTGCCGATCAACTGCACCGCCCTGCCGGAGACCCTCCTCGAGAGCGAGCTCTTCGGATACGAAAAGGGCGCGTTCACCGACGCGAAAGCGGAGAAGAAAGGCGTCTTCGAGCTGGCGAACAGGGGATCGATCCTGCTCGACGAGATCGGCGACATGAAGCAGGACCTCCAGAACAAGCTGCTGCGGATCGTGGAGAGGAAGGCGGTCCGGCGCATCGGCGGAGGAGTGGAAATACCGGTCGACGTCACGGTCATGGCCACGACGAGCCGGGACCTGCCCCGGGCGCTCGAAGCGGGGGAGTTCCGGATGGACCTCTATTACCGCCTGAACGCGTTTTCCATCCACCTTCCCCCGTTGCGGGAGAGGAAAGAGGATATCCCCGTTCTGGCCGGGCATTTTCTTTCCTGGTTCTGCCGGCGGTACAACAACACCGCCTTGAAGGGATTTTCGAGGGAAGCCGAGGAGACGATGGCGTCCTACCGTTGGCCCGGAAATGTGAGGGAGTTGAAAAACGTGATCGAACGGTTCGTCGTGATGGAAAAATCCGGGACGATCGGGCCGGAGCAGCTGCCGAAGGAGATGGTCCGGTCCGCGGCATCCGGGGAGGGCGGCCCTGCCGTCCGCTTCCGGTTGCCCGAATCGGGGATCTCCCTCGAAGACGTGGAGAAGGACTTCATCGTCCAGGCGCTGGAGAGGGGGAAACAGAACAAGGCCGCCGCCGCGAAACTGTTGAACATCACGTATCAGTCCCTTCGGTACCAGATCCGGAAATTCGGCCTGGAGTAA
- a CDS encoding metal ABC transporter permease — protein sequence MEFLGDLLANYTLRTVGMGAVFLGAVNGVLGSFAVLRKQSLLGDAISHAALPGIALAFLLTGSKATIVLLLGAAAAGWVGTLLVANIVKNTRVKYDSALGLVLSVFFGAGLVLLTYIQRMPVASQAGLDTFLFGQAATLLSRDVTTIGILGSAVLLIVLAVWKEFKLLCFDPDFALSIGFPIRWLDVLLITLLVTSIVIGLQTVGVVLMSAMVVAPAAAARQWTDRLGAMVAISAFFGALAGGAGALTSSLVARLPTGPTIVLYLTVIVLVSLLAAPNRGVVWNRVRERVNRNSLQAEAVLADLHVLAMRHENPGHGHPISVLRTMSIGHGGVDRSLEVLRERGLVRRTEDGTWSLTARGLEEAERLAGRRGEGP from the coding sequence ATGGAATTCCTTGGAGACCTGCTCGCGAACTACACCTTGCGGACCGTGGGGATGGGTGCGGTGTTCCTGGGCGCCGTCAACGGCGTGCTCGGTTCGTTCGCCGTCCTCCGGAAGCAGAGCCTGCTGGGCGACGCCATTTCGCACGCGGCGCTCCCGGGGATCGCGCTGGCCTTCCTCCTGACGGGGAGCAAGGCCACGATCGTCCTGCTCCTGGGCGCGGCGGCGGCCGGCTGGGTCGGGACGCTCCTCGTCGCGAACATCGTGAAGAACACCCGGGTCAAGTACGACAGCGCTCTCGGGCTGGTCCTCTCCGTCTTCTTCGGCGCCGGCCTGGTCCTGTTGACGTACATCCAGCGGATGCCCGTCGCGTCCCAGGCGGGGCTCGACACGTTCCTGTTCGGACAGGCGGCGACGCTCCTTTCCAGGGACGTGACGACCATCGGGATCCTCGGCTCGGCGGTCCTTCTCATCGTCCTGGCGGTATGGAAGGAGTTCAAGCTGCTCTGCTTCGATCCCGACTTCGCCCTGAGCATCGGTTTCCCGATCCGGTGGCTCGACGTATTGCTGATCACCCTCCTCGTGACGTCGATCGTCATCGGCCTCCAGACCGTGGGCGTCGTGCTGATGAGCGCGATGGTCGTCGCCCCGGCGGCCGCGGCCCGGCAATGGACCGACCGCCTGGGGGCCATGGTCGCGATCTCGGCGTTTTTCGGGGCCCTGGCGGGCGGCGCGGGCGCCTTGACCAGCAGCCTCGTGGCGCGCCTTCCGACCGGGCCGACGATCGTCCTCTACCTGACGGTCATCGTGCTCGTCTCGTTGCTGGCGGCCCCGAACCGCGGCGTCGTATGGAACCGGGTCCGGGAGCGGGTCAATCGGAACAGTCTCCAGGCGGAAGCGGTGCTGGCCGACCTGCACGTCCTGGCCATGCGGCACGAAAATCCCGGGCACGGCCATCCGATCTCGGTCCTGCGCACCATGAGCATCGGGCACGGGGGGGTGGACCGGAGCCTGGAAGTGCTCCGGGAAAGGGGACTCGTTCGCAGGACGGAGGACGGCACGTGGTCCCTCACCGCCCGCGGCCTGGAGGAGGCCGAGCGGCTCGCGGGGAGACGGGGGGAGGGGCCGTGA